One part of the Clupea harengus unplaced genomic scaffold, Ch_v2.0.2, whole genome shotgun sequence genome encodes these proteins:
- the LOC122129844 gene encoding SR-related and CTD-associated factor 8-like, which yields MEAVKAFNGELYSLNEYKPPISKAKMTNITKSAIKAIKFYKHVVQSVEKFIQKCKPEYKVAGLYVVDSIVRQSRHQFGQDKDVFAPRFSKNIIGTFQNLYRCPSDDKSKIVRVLNLWQKNMVFKSDIIQPLLDMAAGLPPPSVTPVMSSSSAPVNNATPGTPATPATPANIVQSLPDWAAQISNTDTVAAVAQILQSPQGQQLQQLVQSLQMQQQKPQPSLLQALDAGLVVQLQALTAQLTAAAAANTLNPLEQRVSSFNKKLLGQFDFGNEAERQEETKKETAQPQLPMVSESINSSIFHQLAEQLQQQNLEQFQKQLMEHQQHQQKTMSMESQEAIYGSENTSTPTQGSSQLQLQETDSKMDDSIDNQQQDMELDEGQDTMDEDMFEADDKKTSGTRSRSRSRSRSRSPRKRRSRSRSGSRKRKHRKRSRSRSRDRKRKSSRSYSSERRAREREKERQKKGLPPIRSKFLSVCSTTLWVGQVDKKATQQDLTNLFEEFGQIESINMIPPRGCAYICMVHRQDAYRARAKLSTGSYKIGSKVIKIAWALNKGVKQEYK from the exons tTCTACAAGCATGTGGTCCAGAGTGTGGAGAAGTTCATTCAGAAG TGCAAGCCTGAATACAAGGTGGCAGGGTTGTATGTGGTTGACTCCATTGTGCGTCAGTCACGCCACCAGTTTGGGCAGGACAAAGATGTGTTTGCGCCTCGCTTCAGCAAGAACATCATTGGAACCTTCCAGAACCTCTACCGATGTCCGTCTGATGACAAA AGTAAGATTGTTAGGGTCCTTAACCTGTGGCAGAAGAACATGGTCTTCAAGAGTGACATCATCCAGCCACTGCTGGATATGGCGGCTGGACTGCCACCCCCTAGTGTCACCCCCGTCATGTCCAGCTCTTCTGCTCCTGTCAACAACGCTACTCCTG GCACTCCTGCCACTCCAGCAACCCCTGCTAACATAGTGCAGAGTCTGCCAGACTGGGCAGCACAGATCTCCAACACAGATACGGTGGCTGCCGTGGCTCAAATTCTCCAGAGCCCTCAGGGCCAGCAG CTTCAGCAGCTGGTGCAGAGCCTGCAGatgcagcagcagaagcccCAGCCCTCTCTCCTGCAGGCCCTGGACGCAGGCCTGGTGGTGCAGCTCCAGGCCCTCACCGCCCAGCTCACCGCTGCCGCCGCAGCCAACACACTCAACCCACTGGAGCAGAGGGTTTCTTCATTCaacaag AAACTGTTGGGGCAATTTGACTTTGGCAATGAAGCTGAACGGCAAGAGGAGACGAAAAAGGAAACGGCACAGCCTCAACT GCCCATGGTGTCTGAGTCCATCAACAGCTCCATCTTCCATCAGTTGGctgagcagctgcagcagcagaaccTGGAGCAGTTCCAGAAGCAGCTGATGgaacaccagcagcaccagcagaag ACAATGTCTATGGAGAGTCAAGAAGCCATCTATGGCTCAGAGAACACATCCACTCCGACGCAGGGCAGCAGCCAACTCCAGCTCCAGGAGACGGACTCCAAGATGGATGACTCCATTGACAACCAACAACAG gaCATGGAGCTGGATGAGGGACAAGACACTATGGACGAGGACATGTTTGAGGCAGATGACAAGAAAACCAGTGGCACGCGCTCCAGATCACGCTCTAGGTCTCGCTCCAG GTCTCCCCGCAAGAGACGGTCACGGTCACGTTCTGGCTCTCGGAAGCGAAAGCACCGCAAGCGCTCTCGCTCACGGTCCCGGGACCGCAAGAGGAAGTCGTCGCGCTCCTACTCCAGTGAGCGACGTGCccgggagcgagagaaagagcgacagaAGAAGGGACTCCCTCCCATACGCTCCAAATTTCTCAGTG TGTGCAGCACCACTCTCTGGGTGGGCCAGGTGGACAAGAAGGCCACCCAGCAAGACCTCACCAACCTGTTTGAGGAGTTTGGCCAAATCGAATCCATCAAT ATGATTCCCCCCAGGGGCTGTGCCTACATCTGCATGGTGCACAGACAAGACGCCTACCGCGCCCGGGCCAAGCTCAGCACGGGCTCCTACAAGATCGGCTCCAAGGTCATCAAG ATTGCATGGGCACTGAATAAGGGTGTGAAGCAGGAGTACAAACA